Part of the Haloprofundus halobius genome is shown below.
TTAAGACAAAGCCCGAACGATGTTGTATGACCGAAGACGAATTGAACTCCGAGGGCCTGATGGAACGCCAGACCACGGGTGAAGACCGCGTACGGATGGTTGCTCGGCAGTTGTCGGAGCCGCGGACGGTCAACTGGATCGCTTCCGAAGCGGGCTGGTCACACGAACCAACTAAGCGCGTCCTTGAGCGACTCGTCGACGACGGCATCCTCCACCGTGACAAAAGCGGTACTCACACGACGTATTACCCTGATTACCGCCGTCAAGCGATGCAGGAGGCGATGCGTCTCCGAGATAGCGGACACACTGTCGAGGAGCTTACGGACCGGCTCGCCAATATGAAGACGCAGATTCGCGACTGGGAGGACGAATTCGGCGTTGAATCACCGAATCAGCTTCGTGGGACGCTCGCTGACGAGTCCCTTGACGCTGAGGAGGAAGACCGTCGCCGTAAGATTGCCCGCGAGTGGGAGCACCTTCAACGGCGTATCCAGATCGTTGGCTTCGCCATCCGCGAGTGGGACTTCCTCGCTCCGACGACAGAGCCTGCTGAGGCCAGCAGCTAACGGATGTCTGTCCCGCATCCAGGTGGTGATCCGAACGCGAACCTCTACGCCCAATTGAAGCGAGACGTCCTTGACCGCGTGCCACAGATCACGGCCGTCGAGTACGTTCCGGACGATATCGAGGCCAAGCAGCTGCGGGCGATTTTCGATCCGGCCCGTCTGGATCCCCCGACAGGCCCTGATTCGCCGGAACTGACCGTCAAGTGGTATCGGCAGGACTCTCACGATTGGTTCCGTATCAACTACACCGACCCGAACACGGGCTTTCACGCCGGCTGGCACCAGGATGAGGACCATCCCGATCTCGGACGGGCGCATTTCCAGTACTCAGTCGCCGAGACGGAGGACCGTTGGGGGATTACATTCGAACACGAGACCCCTTCCCTGGTTCTCTGGGAAATCGTCGAAGAGCTCCTCGACGACGTCCGTCCGACCTACCAGTACGCGAACGAGGAACCATGACACCCCGAGAACGCGCCGATCAGTCACTCACGAATTCCTTCGAGCGCTACCTCCAGGACAAAGGGAAAGGCCGCGGTGGGGACGGTGGGAACTACCGACGCAACGCTGCGCGCGAGCTCGAGCGGTTCGCCGAGTGGGCCGCCGGCGACCGCGGCGACGACGACTGGACCGGGATCGTCCCCGACGACGTCGACCGGGAGCCGACCTTCGACGATCTCGATGAACGAGTGTTCCGGGAGTACGCCCGGCATCTTGGTGGAGATCGAGGACTCAAGCAGAATACGGTACAAACCTATTACCGCTATATCTCTGCGTGGTGCGGGTGGTGCGTCAACGAGGGATATCTCGAGGCGCATTACGCGCAGCGGGCGAGTGCGATGGCGCCGCTGCCGGAGGACGACGGCCGCAAGCCCGGTGACCAGCAGGCCTGGACGTCGGAACAACGCCACGCCCTCACCCGCCACGTCGACGAACAGGCCCGCGACGCCGTCGAGGCGTACACGACACTCCCGGAGGATACTGACCCCCTCGACAAGCAGCGAGCACGCTACGCGGCGCTGAAGGCGGCTCGTGACCGCGCTCTCGTGTTCGTCCTCGCGTACACGGCCGTCCGCGTCGGTGAACTCCTCCGGGACCCGAACGACCCGCGCCGGCGCGGCGTCCGCTGGGAGGACCTCTCCCTCGACGACGGGAGTATGGACGTCTACCGGAAGAAACAGCAGTGGGACGCCGCGAGTCTCCCCGACCCGGTGATCTCGCCGCT
Proteins encoded:
- a CDS encoding BlaI/MecI/CopY family transcriptional regulator; this encodes MTSTYIKTKPERCCMTEDELNSEGLMERQTTGEDRVRMVARQLSEPRTVNWIASEAGWSHEPTKRVLERLVDDGILHRDKSGTHTTYYPDYRRQAMQEAMRLRDSGHTVEELTDRLANMKTQIRDWEDEFGVESPNQLRGTLADESLDAEEEDRRRKIAREWEHLQRRIQIVGFAIREWDFLAPTTEPAEASS
- a CDS encoding phage integrase SAM-like domain-containing protein, whose protein sequence is MTPRERADQSLTNSFERYLQDKGKGRGGDGGNYRRNAARELERFAEWAAGDRGDDDWTGIVPDDVDREPTFDDLDERVFREYARHLGGDRGLKQNTVQTYYRYISAWCGWCVNEGYLEAHYAQRASAMAPLPEDDGRKPGDQQAWTSEQRHALTRHVDEQARDAVEAYTTLPEDTDPLDKQRARYAALKAARDRALVFVLAYTAVRVGELLRDPNDPRRRGVRWEDLSLDDGSMDVYRKKQQWDAASLPDPVISPLRSYRKLMDPPTDRWPVFSTFDQRTLAGLVQDELAERGERSEAITERREEYARDLLLALDEDIRPPSITTDGARSILQRLSDDAEIDIDHPKHDYLAPHGGRRGMGEVLVRAFGYTVAARYLDNSEEMVRERYSHIEAGELGDVATEALEQID